The sequence below is a genomic window from Armatimonadota bacterium.
TGCTTTTATTGGGGTAGATTTTTTACTTTTTCCGCACATTGAATACTTGCCACGCTCACTGCTTGGGGCTTTTACTTTCTTTGAATCAACAGAATTGAGATCAGTTACAGATAACGCAATTGCCTCACAAGGGGTTTTGCCCGCAGTGGGCGGATGCAAAAGAAAAATCTTCATTCAAAACTCCTGCAGGTTACCTGCTGAGCATCTGAATAAACGCTTTGACGACATCGGGCGCATATTTCGTTCCGCTGTGTCTCCTTATCTCCGTCAGGGCCTCCTCACGGGTAAGTGGAACAGGGTGATAGGGTCTTTCGGAGATCATTGCGTCGTAGTCTGACGCAACTGCCAGAATCCGACTCGGTAGAGGAATGTCATTTTCACGCAGACCCTCAGGATAGCCGGAACCGTCCCAATACTCATGGTGATGTAGAATATAGCGTTCCAAATCAGCAAGAAACGGCACAGCCGCAACCATCTGAGCGCCCATTGCCGGGTGGCTCATAACCATATCCCATTCTTCGGCGGTGAGAGGGTCTTTTTTGTTCAGAATGGCCTGTGGAACGTTCGCTTTGCCTATGTCCATCAGCAATGCGGCATACTCGATTCTCTCAAGTATCCTGCCGCGCATGCCAAGCCTGCGAGCGATAGCGACCGTCAGTTGAGCTACACGCTGGGCATGTCCCACTGTGCCGGAGTCTCTCGTCTCAACCGCAGCCGCAAGAACAGTGATCGACTTCAAATATGCGCTCTTCATCTTTTTTGGCAGAAAAATGCGCGACACATACAGGCTCAGAACCGATATGCTCAGGGACATAAACACGAAAACCATGACGCCGGGGGTCAGGCTGATGTCAGGCATTTGTCTTCACCCCGTCACGGTCGATCATTGTTAGAAATGCCTTCACTACCATCGGATGGAACTGACTGCCTGCCCCACGCCTAAGCTCGTCTATTGCCGCATCCAGAGTCTTCGGCTCGCGATATGTTCTGCGCTTCTGAGCGCCACAGACCGGGCATGTATCGGGCCGTTGGCCGTCAGCAGGCGTGTAACCGCAGGAATCACACTTCCAATCCAGGGTAAGCTCGCGGTCGTCCGTCATGGCGTCGAATGCGTCCACCGTTGCTATTATCATTGCTTCCAGAGGAATAGATGAGCCGTTCCCGTTTGTCGCGGGATAGCCGCTGCCGTTATACCACTTGTGATGATACTTGATCCAGTCTACAATCGAGTCCAGAAATTCGAGGTGACTTATGATCTCGGCGCCCTTCACGGGGTGCTCCTTGATCTGCTGCCATTCATCGTCTGTAAGCTTTTCCGTCTTATCCAGAATCTCCTCACTGACGCCGATCTTGCCGATATCATGGAGCATGCCCGCCGTTCCGATAAACCTTATGCTTTCAATAGGCAGGCTCAGCTCCCGTGCAAGCCTCTCAGACAAATCAGCTACCCGTTTCAAGTGGCCCCTTGTATATGGGTGGTAGTGCTGCATATAGGTGGCAAGCGTAGTGACTGTGCCTACGTATGCCTCGCGCTCGGCTACCCACTGATTGAAGAAGTCTCTGAGAGCTACGACAGGTGTCGCGGCAACCAGGAAGCCGAGTAGATGCAGATGTGCATATAGATAAGCTAGAGAGAGAGCAACTACACTCAAGAAAAGCTGTGGCTTGACCAGGGGAACGAATATCTCTACGGCTATGAGCTTAGCGCTGAGAATGATCTCTCGAAAAGATGCTCCATCGGCGGGAATGTTTACCGCAACCATTATTGGAATTGTTGTAATAAAATCCGCTGCAACTGA
It includes:
- a CDS encoding HD-GYP domain-containing protein: MPDISLTPGVMVFVFMSLSISVLSLYVSRIFLPKKMKSAYLKSITVLAAAVETRDSGTVGHAQRVAQLTVAIARRLGMRGRILERIEYAALLMDIGKANVPQAILNKKDPLTAEEWDMVMSHPAMGAQMVAAVPFLADLERYILHHHEYWDGSGYPEGLRENDIPLPSRILAVASDYDAMISERPYHPVPLTREEALTEIRRHSGTKYAPDVVKAFIQMLSR
- a CDS encoding HD domain-containing phosphohydrolase; translation: MKSYIIVCVALLVIAVALTIVAYYKTPIIGNPWLGVVWFIIAITLAELMAVICRYSDQEKGYAVSPGSPIFWAAICVLGTFPAIVCVVITSFIVILGRYVSSAIIKCIEKNSDTKSFYHNLLETLPHWLTALVQHLISFIRNLAALLPERSVFSLVLMHIQFVCGLVLFVGSAGLAYYYTGGHNLLVVDSHFSTLHNFLFPFIALVAVSVAADFITTIPIMVAVNIPADGASFREIILSAKLIAVEIFVPLVKPQLFLSVVALSLAYLYAHLHLLGFLVAATPVVALRDFFNQWVAEREAYVGTVTTLATYMQHYHPYTRGHLKRVADLSERLARELSLPIESIRFIGTAGMLHDIGKIGVSEEILDKTEKLTDDEWQQIKEHPVKGAEIISHLEFLDSIVDWIKYHHKWYNGSGYPATNGNGSSIPLEAMIIATVDAFDAMTDDRELTLDWKCDSCGYTPADGQRPDTCPVCGAQKRRTYREPKTLDAAIDELRRGAGSQFHPMVVKAFLTMIDRDGVKTNA